Proteins encoded within one genomic window of Aurantiacibacter spongiae:
- a CDS encoding MBL fold metallo-hydrolase: MLLEKIKTPGLSHLSYLIGSQGKAAVIDPRRDCEIYVERARAEGLEITHIFETHRNEDLITGSPVLAKMTGVRVLHGPNPADEIVFADTAREGDVFEIGKLRISVLETPGHTDDHLAFVLHDDDFPEGPIGVFTGDALFVGDVGRTDFYPERAREVAGLLYDSLQKICGLGDQTIIYPAHGAGSVCGSGMADREFSTIGHERRNNPRLQIAHREEFIEAKLAEHHYQPPYFRLMERLNVEGTSPAPRILRPKCLMLSDIREIDPDHVVDVRDPLAYASGHLPGSICLPVGMISAFAGWFIREGETIALVGSAEDQLASAMTHLVRIGLDSIDGGYVGIVPAAAQGMDMANLPMIGTSEVQDRLERKRDNWTLLDVRDLDERRSSAIEGSEHIYVGELNSRFAELDRERAYSVMCASGMRASVAAGWLQSKGFEKLDIYLGSMGAWQHAS; encoded by the coding sequence ATGCTGCTCGAGAAGATAAAGACCCCCGGCCTCTCCCACCTTTCCTATCTGATTGGTTCGCAGGGCAAGGCAGCGGTCATCGATCCGCGCCGGGACTGCGAGATTTATGTCGAGCGTGCCCGCGCCGAAGGGCTGGAGATCACGCATATCTTCGAAACGCACAGGAATGAGGATCTCATCACGGGATCGCCGGTATTGGCCAAAATGACCGGTGTCCGCGTTCTGCACGGTCCAAACCCTGCGGACGAGATTGTTTTCGCCGACACCGCGCGAGAGGGCGACGTTTTCGAGATCGGGAAGTTGCGGATTTCGGTGCTCGAAACTCCCGGTCACACCGACGATCATCTCGCCTTCGTCCTCCATGACGACGATTTTCCCGAAGGACCGATCGGCGTGTTCACCGGCGATGCGCTCTTCGTTGGCGACGTCGGACGCACCGATTTCTATCCCGAGCGCGCGCGGGAGGTCGCGGGCCTCCTGTACGATTCACTGCAGAAGATTTGCGGTCTGGGTGACCAGACGATCATTTACCCCGCGCATGGAGCAGGCTCGGTCTGCGGTTCGGGAATGGCGGACCGGGAATTCTCGACCATAGGCCACGAACGTCGCAACAATCCCCGGCTCCAGATCGCCCATCGCGAGGAATTTATCGAGGCCAAGCTCGCCGAGCATCATTACCAACCGCCCTATTTCAGGCTGATGGAGCGCCTGAATGTCGAGGGAACATCTCCTGCGCCACGGATTTTGCGACCAAAATGTCTCATGCTCTCGGACATTCGCGAAATCGACCCCGATCATGTCGTCGACGTACGGGATCCGCTTGCATACGCAAGCGGGCATCTGCCTGGTTCGATATGCCTTCCGGTCGGCATGATCTCGGCGTTTGCGGGCTGGTTCATCAGGGAGGGTGAAACAATCGCCCTCGTCGGATCGGCGGAAGACCAGCTGGCTTCGGCCATGACACACCTTGTGAGGATCGGGCTCGACTCGATCGACGGCGGCTATGTCGGTATCGTCCCGGCTGCAGCGCAAGGAATGGACATGGCGAACCTTCCGATGATCGGGACGAGCGAGGTTCAGGATCGTCTCGAGCGCAAGCGCGACAACTGGACCTTGCTTGACGTGCGTGACCTCGATGAGCGGCGCAGCAGCGCGATCGAGGGATCGGAACACATCTACGTGGGCGAACTCAATTCCCGCTTCGCCGAGCTCGATCGCGAACGCGCCTATTCCGTCATGTGTGCCAGTGGCATGCGTGCGAGTGTGGCGGCGGGCTGGCTGCAAAGCAAAGGATTCGAAAAGCTCGATATATATCTGGGCTCGATGGGTGCCTGGCAGCACGCGTCGTGA
- a CDS encoding TolC family protein, with protein sequence MKRISWTALPVLLALAPASNAQSVGYEEALRAATSDQPQVRTSELRLDARREIADAADELPDPRLRASIQNLPVSGPAAFELNRQLPTQIQVGIEQEIPNLAKRRARFGMAEADIDLAAAQLRQTSYRVRVGAGMAWISLAYAQRALTVADDALAEIERLVPLARSSVAAGSARPAESLEVRRAVLEVEDMRTRIEADRETAQAMLSRYTALPNATATGTIPSADLDPEGLRAMLQSNPELVVALAQVRQAEARSDLARSERRPDFGVNVSYGRRDPDFGDVVSVMGSITLPIFADRRQNPRVAAADAEAAAAQSARADRLRELEAQFETDLAAWRSAYRQWQRATDELLPLAESRVDLERASFAAGRADLLDIIDAIKTLAMLRVEILQREEASVEAAANLRLTYGEYGR encoded by the coding sequence ATGAAACGAATAAGCTGGACCGCGCTTCCGGTCCTGCTGGCCCTCGCGCCGGCGAGTAATGCCCAGTCGGTGGGCTATGAGGAAGCTTTGCGAGCAGCAACGAGCGACCAGCCCCAGGTTCGAACAAGCGAGCTAAGACTGGACGCCCGGCGCGAGATCGCCGACGCTGCCGATGAATTGCCCGATCCGCGGCTTCGCGCGAGCATCCAGAACCTGCCGGTAAGCGGGCCGGCTGCGTTCGAGCTGAATCGCCAGCTCCCAACGCAGATCCAAGTCGGTATCGAACAGGAGATCCCCAATCTCGCGAAACGTCGGGCCCGGTTCGGAATGGCGGAGGCCGACATCGACCTTGCCGCAGCACAGTTGCGTCAAACAAGTTACAGGGTGCGCGTGGGAGCAGGAATGGCATGGATTTCGTTGGCTTATGCCCAACGGGCTCTGACCGTCGCCGACGATGCACTTGCTGAAATCGAGAGGCTCGTACCACTCGCGCGCAGTTCTGTCGCCGCCGGTTCGGCCAGACCCGCCGAAAGTCTGGAAGTACGCCGTGCCGTGCTCGAAGTCGAAGACATGCGGACCAGGATCGAAGCCGACCGAGAGACCGCTCAGGCCATGCTGTCGCGCTATACGGCTCTGCCGAACGCTACCGCGACCGGAACCATCCCTTCGGCCGATCTCGATCCCGAAGGTTTGCGGGCCATGCTCCAAAGCAATCCGGAGCTTGTCGTGGCGCTTGCGCAGGTTCGTCAAGCGGAAGCGCGAAGTGATCTTGCCCGATCGGAAAGGCGTCCGGATTTCGGCGTCAATGTGAGCTATGGAAGGCGCGATCCCGACTTTGGCGATGTCGTCTCGGTGATGGGTTCGATCACGCTCCCGATTTTCGCCGACCGGCGCCAAAACCCGCGTGTAGCCGCCGCCGACGCCGAGGCGGCGGCGGCGCAGTCGGCCAGAGCAGACCGGCTCCGTGAACTCGAAGCCCAGTTCGAGACCGATCTCGCCGCATGGCGCAGCGCTTATCGACAATGGCAGCGCGCGACGGACGAACTGCTCCCTCTTGCCGAAAGCCGCGTGGACCTCGAACGCGCGAGCTTTGCCGCAGGCCGCGCGGATCTGCTCGACATCATCGACGCCATCAAAACGCTCGCCATGCTGCGGGTGGAAATTCTGCAACGCGAAGAGGCGTCCGTCGAGGCCGCCGCGAACCTGCGACTGACTTATGGGGAGTATGGCCGATGA
- a CDS encoding efflux RND transporter periplasmic adaptor subunit, with amino-acid sequence MGAAWDRLSPRQKSWMMAGTVALISLAAGYGLSQLGEGQGGASDAGGSATECEEVLYWYDPMVPGQHFDEPGKSPFMDMQLVPKCAGEEATAGVRIDPGLVQNFGIRTTEAEYGVLEPEITVTGVLAYNERDVAIVQPRAGGYVQRTYGRAPDDVVGRGAPLADILVPEWGGAQQEYLAVLNSGDEELAQAMRERMRLLGMPPGLISSVGRNGRPQSTITVTAPIGGAITSLGVRPGMTVMAGQTLAEITGFSPIWLEAAVPERQAATVRVGQPVSATLTAFPEERFSGPIIAILPSAQDASRTITVRAQLPNASGRLKPGMFAQVSLTPDTRRALLVPSEAVIRTGRRTIVMVKQDEGGFMPAEVRIGREAGGRSEVLAGLSAGEQVVTSGQFLLDSEASLTGLDVRPVDQADDASTGGEDEPATFGATGTIQSIANGSVTLRHGPVPRLDWPAMTMTFRTKSAAQMRGLETGDRVRFTFTQEDAGPRIESITRAGQ; translated from the coding sequence ATGGGAGCCGCGTGGGACAGGCTGTCGCCGCGCCAGAAATCCTGGATGATGGCAGGCACGGTCGCGCTCATCAGTCTTGCCGCCGGCTATGGTCTCTCGCAGCTCGGCGAAGGCCAGGGTGGTGCAAGCGACGCGGGCGGCAGTGCGACCGAATGCGAGGAGGTCCTTTACTGGTACGACCCGATGGTGCCGGGGCAGCACTTCGACGAGCCGGGCAAGTCGCCCTTCATGGATATGCAGCTGGTGCCCAAGTGCGCGGGCGAGGAGGCCACTGCAGGCGTCAGGATAGATCCCGGCCTGGTGCAGAATTTCGGCATCCGCACCACTGAAGCCGAGTACGGCGTCCTCGAGCCGGAAATAACCGTCACAGGCGTTCTGGCCTACAATGAACGCGACGTCGCGATCGTCCAGCCACGTGCCGGAGGCTATGTACAAAGAACCTACGGCCGCGCGCCCGACGATGTCGTTGGACGGGGCGCGCCGCTCGCGGATATCCTGGTTCCCGAATGGGGCGGAGCGCAGCAGGAGTATCTGGCCGTCCTGAACAGCGGTGATGAAGAACTTGCGCAGGCCATGCGCGAACGCATGCGCCTTTTGGGCATGCCTCCAGGCCTGATCTCATCGGTAGGGCGCAATGGACGTCCGCAGTCCACGATCACCGTTACCGCGCCGATTGGAGGTGCCATCACATCGCTCGGCGTGCGTCCGGGAATGACAGTCATGGCCGGACAGACGCTCGCCGAGATAACCGGTTTCTCACCGATCTGGCTCGAAGCCGCGGTGCCTGAAAGGCAGGCGGCGACTGTCCGCGTCGGGCAACCTGTCAGCGCGACGCTGACCGCATTCCCCGAGGAACGCTTCTCCGGGCCCATCATCGCTATCCTGCCGAGCGCGCAGGATGCAAGCCGTACGATCACCGTTCGTGCGCAACTGCCCAATGCATCCGGGCGCCTCAAGCCGGGCATGTTCGCACAGGTCTCGCTGACCCCGGACACACGCCGCGCGCTGCTGGTCCCCTCCGAAGCGGTTATCAGGACCGGACGTCGAACCATCGTGATGGTGAAGCAGGACGAGGGCGGTTTCATGCCCGCCGAGGTCCGGATCGGCCGCGAAGCGGGTGGAAGGAGCGAAGTGTTGGCCGGTCTGTCGGCAGGCGAGCAGGTCGTAACATCGGGTCAGTTCCTGCTCGATTCCGAAGCAAGCCTCACCGGACTGGACGTCCGTCCGGTCGATCAGGCAGATGACGCTTCCACCGGCGGCGAGGACGAACCAGCGACCTTCGGTGCCACCGGCACGATCCAGTCGATCGCCAATGGTTCGGTGACGCTGCGGCATGGTCCTGTGCCCCGGCTCGATTGGCCCGCGATGACCATGACCTTCCGCACGAAGAGCGCGGCGCAAATGCGCGGGCTCGAGACGGGAGACAGGGTGCGCTTCACCTTCACCCAGGAGGATGCCGGCCCCCGGATCGAGTCTATCACGAGGGCCGGACAATGA
- a CDS encoding efflux RND transporter permease subunit — translation MIARIIDASIANRLFIVLAAVAVTLAGFWAVRTTPVDALPDLSDVQVVVRSNYPGQAPRIVEDQVTYPLATTMLSVPGAKTVRGYSMFGDSYVYIIFEDGTDLYWARSRVLEYLNQVQNRLPDGVTSTLGPDATGVGWIYEYALVDRSGGHDLAGLRSLQDWFLRYELKTIPGIAEVASVGGMVKQYQVVLEPYRMASLGVTHAEIVSAIQSANQEAGGSIVEMGEAEYMVRASGYLGDLDDFRQIPLRTASGGVPVTLGDVATIQVGPELRRGIAELNGEGEVAGGIIVLRQGADARSAIQAVEQKLDDLQASLPEGVEIVTTYDRSQLIDASIENLTTKLIEEFIVVALVCALFLWHARSALVAIISLPLGVLAAFIVMRFQGVNANIMSLGGIAIAVGAMVDAAVVMIENAHKHLERWEHENPDTVLAVKERWRIIADASKEVGPALFFSLLIITLSFLPVFTLQAQEGRLFAPLAFTKTYAMAAAAILSVTLVPVMMGWLIRGKIPSEDSNFLNRWLTKIYRPGLDWVMRRPKATLAIAALIFLTTAIPFTRLGGEFLPPLDEGDLLYMPSALPGLSPGEASALLQRTDRLIKSVPEVETVFGKAGRADTATDPAPLTMFETTIRFKPREEWREGMTPDLLVEELDRVVQVPGLANVWVPPIRNRIDMLATGIKSPIGVKVSGDDLDQLERVALDVERIAKTVPGVSSALAERLSGGRYVDVDIDRMAAARYGLNIADIQQIVSGAIGGANVARTVEGLARYPINVRYPREIRDSVDELRALPVLTPSGQQITLGTVARIAVSDGPPMLKSEQGRLTSYIYVDVRGRDLTSVVADLQEAVATGVDLPPGVSLSYAGQFEYLTRAYERLKIVVPATLAIIFLLLYLIFRRWDEALLIMGTLPFALTGGYWLLYLMGYNQSVATAVGFIALAGVSAEFGVVMLIYLKAALERRQADLGAEEVDEAIREGALLRVRPKAMTVAVILAGLFPILIGTGAGSEVMSRIAAPMVGGMITAPLLSMFLLPAAYLLLRRPRPEKPANPQGEEECVPQPT, via the coding sequence ATGATTGCTCGGATAATCGATGCCTCGATCGCCAACCGCCTGTTTATCGTTCTCGCCGCCGTCGCGGTAACGCTGGCCGGTTTCTGGGCGGTGCGCACGACGCCGGTCGACGCGTTGCCCGATCTGTCCGATGTGCAGGTTGTGGTCCGGTCAAACTATCCGGGTCAGGCCCCCCGGATCGTCGAGGACCAGGTCACCTATCCCCTGGCAACGACCATGCTCTCGGTGCCGGGGGCGAAAACCGTCCGTGGCTATTCGATGTTCGGTGACAGCTATGTCTATATCATCTTCGAGGACGGAACCGACCTCTACTGGGCGCGCTCGCGCGTGCTCGAATATCTCAACCAAGTGCAGAACCGCCTGCCCGATGGCGTCACGAGCACGCTTGGCCCCGATGCAACCGGTGTGGGGTGGATCTACGAATATGCGCTGGTCGATCGCAGCGGCGGGCACGACCTTGCAGGACTGCGCAGCCTGCAGGACTGGTTCCTGCGCTATGAGCTCAAGACGATCCCCGGCATTGCCGAGGTCGCCAGCGTCGGCGGCATGGTCAAGCAATACCAAGTCGTTCTCGAGCCTTACCGGATGGCATCGCTCGGCGTGACTCACGCCGAGATCGTGAGCGCAATCCAGTCCGCCAACCAGGAAGCGGGCGGCTCGATCGTCGAGATGGGCGAAGCCGAATATATGGTCCGCGCTTCTGGCTATCTCGGCGACCTCGATGATTTTCGGCAAATTCCACTACGCACTGCGAGTGGCGGTGTCCCGGTCACGCTGGGCGACGTAGCGACGATCCAGGTCGGACCCGAACTGCGCCGAGGCATCGCCGAGCTCAATGGCGAAGGCGAGGTTGCCGGCGGCATCATCGTTCTGCGTCAGGGTGCGGATGCAAGAAGCGCCATACAGGCCGTCGAACAGAAACTCGACGACTTGCAGGCAAGCCTTCCCGAAGGCGTCGAGATCGTCACGACCTACGATCGCTCTCAGCTCATTGATGCGTCTATAGAAAACCTCACCACGAAGCTCATCGAAGAGTTTATCGTCGTGGCGCTCGTATGCGCGCTGTTCCTCTGGCACGCGCGTTCGGCACTTGTCGCCATCATCTCCCTGCCTTTGGGCGTGCTCGCGGCCTTCATCGTGATGCGCTTTCAGGGCGTCAATGCCAACATCATGTCGCTGGGTGGAATAGCCATTGCGGTCGGTGCGATGGTCGATGCCGCCGTCGTCATGATTGAGAACGCGCACAAGCATCTCGAGCGATGGGAACACGAGAATCCCGATACCGTGCTCGCGGTGAAGGAACGCTGGCGGATCATCGCCGATGCATCGAAGGAAGTGGGACCGGCGCTGTTCTTCAGCCTGCTGATCATTACGCTGTCGTTCCTACCGGTGTTTACCCTGCAGGCGCAGGAAGGGCGGTTATTTGCACCGCTTGCTTTCACCAAGACCTATGCGATGGCTGCCGCGGCCATTCTTTCGGTAACGCTGGTGCCGGTGATGATGGGTTGGCTGATCCGTGGGAAGATCCCTTCGGAAGATTCCAATTTTCTAAACCGCTGGCTGACGAAAATCTATCGTCCGGGGCTCGACTGGGTCATGCGGCGCCCCAAGGCAACGCTGGCGATCGCGGCGCTGATCTTTCTGACCACCGCGATCCCCTTCACCCGGCTTGGCGGCGAGTTCCTCCCGCCGCTCGATGAAGGCGATTTGCTTTATATGCCGAGTGCATTGCCCGGCCTTTCCCCCGGCGAGGCGTCGGCGCTGCTGCAGCGCACCGATCGCCTGATCAAGTCGGTCCCGGAAGTGGAAACGGTGTTCGGTAAAGCGGGGCGCGCCGATACGGCGACGGATCCGGCTCCCCTGACGATGTTCGAAACGACGATCCGCTTCAAGCCCCGCGAAGAATGGCGCGAGGGAATGACGCCCGATCTGCTGGTCGAGGAACTCGACCGGGTCGTCCAGGTGCCGGGCCTCGCCAATGTCTGGGTGCCGCCGATCCGCAACCGGATCGACATGCTCGCGACCGGAATCAAGAGCCCGATCGGGGTCAAGGTGTCAGGCGACGATCTCGATCAACTGGAACGCGTTGCACTCGATGTGGAGCGTATCGCCAAGACCGTGCCTGGCGTGAGTTCCGCGCTGGCCGAGCGGCTGTCGGGCGGTCGCTATGTCGATGTCGATATCGACCGGATGGCGGCCGCGCGATACGGACTCAACATTGCCGACATCCAGCAGATCGTCTCTGGTGCAATAGGCGGCGCCAATGTCGCACGGACCGTCGAGGGGCTGGCGCGCTATCCGATCAATGTGCGCTATCCCCGCGAAATCAGGGACAGCGTCGATGAACTCAGGGCCCTGCCGGTTCTGACGCCGTCCGGCCAACAGATTACGCTCGGCACTGTCGCCCGTATCGCCGTCAGCGACGGTCCGCCGATGCTCAAGAGCGAGCAGGGTCGTCTGACCAGCTACATCTATGTCGATGTCCGTGGCCGCGATCTTACCTCGGTGGTCGCCGATCTGCAGGAGGCCGTCGCCACGGGCGTCGATCTGCCTCCCGGCGTCAGCCTGTCCTATGCGGGCCAGTTCGAATATCTGACGCGCGCCTATGAGCGACTGAAGATCGTGGTTCCCGCGACGCTCGCGATCATCTTCCTGCTGCTCTATCTCATTTTCCGGCGCTGGGACGAAGCCTTGCTGATCATGGGCACGCTGCCCTTCGCGCTGACGGGCGGATACTGGTTGCTCTATCTGATGGGCTACAACCAGTCGGTGGCGACTGCGGTCGGCTTCATCGCGCTTGCCGGTGTCTCCGCCGAATTCGGCGTGGTGATGCTGATTTACCTGAAAGCCGCACTGGAGCGACGGCAAGCTGACCTGGGCGCCGAAGAAGTGGACGAGGCCATCCGGGAAGGCGCGCTCCTGCGCGTGCGGCCCAAGGCGATGACCGTCGCAGTCATCCTTGCGGGTCTCTTTCCGATCCTGATCGGCACCGGCGCGGGCTCGGAAGTCATGAGCCGCATCGCCGCGCCGATGGTCGGCGGCATGATCACCGCCCCGCTCCTGTCCATGTTCCTGCTTCCCGCCGCTTATCTGTTGTTGCGGCGTCCCCGTCCGGAAAAACCGGCGAACCCTCAAGGAGAAGAAGAATGCGTACCCCAACCTACATGA
- a CDS encoding copper-binding protein, which yields MRTPTYMILLAAPLALAACDAADDSTGTMMSDEMANSDSMPMSGEMPMAEETGGEQSASAEGTVTDIDPGAGTVTIEHGPVESIGWPAMTMTFEADAQILEQVSVGEGIAFEFRTGTEGSVVTSVTPR from the coding sequence ATGCGTACCCCAACCTACATGATCCTGCTCGCGGCACCGCTGGCGCTTGCAGCTTGCGACGCTGCAGACGACAGCACCGGGACCATGATGTCTGACGAGATGGCGAACTCGGACAGTATGCCCATGTCAGGCGAAATGCCGATGGCGGAGGAGACCGGCGGCGAGCAGAGCGCCAGCGCGGAGGGAACGGTAACAGACATCGATCCCGGGGCGGGCACCGTGACCATCGAGCACGGTCCGGTCGAAAGTATCGGATGGCCCGCGATGACCATGACCTTCGAAGCCGACGCGCAAATCCTCGAACAGGTCAGTGTCGGTGAGGGAATAGCCTTTGAATTTCGTACTGGAACCGAAGGCAGCGTCGTTACCTCGGTAACGCCGCGATAG
- a CDS encoding multicopper oxidase family protein translates to MKSAGLAATGFAALPLVGCDTQSRVSLDQRGASNPLAIPRLQAGTIERGERVFRLSLTLGEKEFVPGTPSPTIGIDASYLGPTLEMRRGEQVRFHIDNKLAEDATVHWHGFELPATADGGPHQLVRPGERWSPSFEIRQRASLYWYHSHTHRRAGPQVYAGLAAPIYVRDEEEDRLDLPSRYGVDDIPLVVQDRVIDSSGRLVYPLNMHSRMMGVIGERIYVNGTANAVFDATAGPLRLRLLNGSNARFYTFLLEGDRPMQLIASDGGLLAAPSEVRSLTLAPGERAQVIVDLSEGRPLRLIASSPANAMGMMGGQGGGMMGGGMMGNRADRERQGRTFSILDMRPSGASTPVMLPPTLAALAAPDPSLAVRSRRFVLDMGMMGRGMSINGETMDMDVINQRVPVGQWEIWEIANASMMAHPFHIHNVQFRLLDRDGRPPRAEEAGFKDTVIVNPREQVRLLLRFEENTDPDTPYMYHCHILEHEDAGMMGQFVVMAN, encoded by the coding sequence ATGAAAAGCGCCGGCCTCGCGGCGACGGGTTTCGCGGCGCTGCCGCTGGTGGGTTGCGACACGCAAAGCAGGGTGTCGCTCGATCAGCGAGGAGCAAGCAATCCTCTTGCCATACCTCGGCTACAGGCCGGAACGATCGAACGGGGCGAGCGTGTCTTTCGCCTGTCCCTGACACTGGGCGAGAAAGAATTCGTGCCCGGCACGCCGTCACCGACGATCGGTATCGACGCATCCTATCTCGGTCCGACCCTCGAAATGCGCCGCGGCGAACAGGTTCGCTTTCATATCGACAACAAGCTTGCCGAGGATGCGACCGTCCACTGGCATGGTTTCGAACTTCCCGCCACCGCGGATGGCGGACCGCACCAACTCGTGCGGCCCGGCGAACGCTGGAGCCCGTCCTTCGAAATACGCCAGCGCGCTTCGCTATACTGGTATCATTCTCATACGCATCGCCGGGCCGGACCACAGGTCTATGCCGGACTTGCTGCCCCGATCTACGTGCGCGACGAGGAAGAGGATCGCCTCGATCTGCCGAGCCGGTACGGTGTAGATGATATCCCGCTCGTCGTGCAGGATCGCGTGATCGACAGCTCAGGCCGCCTCGTTTACCCGCTCAACATGCACTCGCGGATGATGGGGGTGATAGGTGAGCGCATCTATGTGAACGGAACGGCCAATGCCGTTTTCGACGCCACCGCCGGTCCGCTGCGCCTGCGGCTTCTCAATGGATCGAATGCGCGGTTCTACACCTTCTTGCTCGAAGGTGATCGTCCGATGCAACTCATCGCAAGCGATGGCGGCCTGCTTGCCGCGCCAAGCGAGGTTCGCAGTCTTACCCTTGCCCCAGGCGAACGCGCCCAAGTGATCGTCGATCTTTCCGAAGGGCGCCCGCTCCGGCTGATTGCCAGCAGCCCTGCTAACGCCATGGGCATGATGGGCGGGCAAGGCGGGGGTATGATGGGCGGCGGAATGATGGGAAACCGGGCCGATCGCGAGAGGCAGGGGCGCACGTTTTCGATCCTCGATATGCGCCCCTCAGGCGCGTCAACTCCAGTAATGCTCCCGCCCACTCTGGCCGCGCTTGCTGCGCCAGACCCCTCACTCGCCGTTCGCAGCCGCCGTTTCGTGCTCGATATGGGCATGATGGGCCGGGGCATGTCGATCAACGGCGAAACCATGGACATGGACGTCATCAATCAGCGCGTACCGGTGGGTCAGTGGGAAATATGGGAAATCGCCAACGCATCGATGATGGCCCATCCCTTTCATATTCATAACGTGCAGTTCCGCTTGCTCGACCGGGACGGTCGGCCTCCGCGGGCGGAAGAGGCGGGCTTCAAGGACACCGTAATCGTCAACCCGCGTGAACAGGTCAGGCTGCTGTTGCGGTTCGAAGAAAATACCGATCCCGACACTCCCTACATGTATCACTGCCATATCCTCGAGCACGAGGACGCAGGCATGATGGGGCAGTTCGTGGTGATGGCCAATTAG